The nucleotide sequence TGGACGGCCCGGGCGCCTCCTCGTCGCGGCCGCGGCGCCGAGAGGCAATCTCCTCAAGGGCGCGGCACTGATGCTCCATCTCCTCTCGAACGTAGTCGTCCAGCGCCCACTTCAGGCCGGTCTCGAGGTTGGCGGCCATGTCGAGGTGCTCCTGCTTGGCGACTGGCGGCGTCGCTGGCTCCTTCTTTGGCTTGACTAGGCGAAGatggctgcggggaggaggggaaggTTTGTGGCGGCGGCCCTCGTTTATGATGAGGTTGCCGCTGCGTCAGCGCTCCGGCGTCTCTTGGGGCTCGCCCTTGACGGCGCGAGCGGcgtcggtgcaccggaggaggtgagagttggaggaagaagacgacgcgcCCGCCATGCGCCTCGGTAGCCACGAGCCGCCGCTCCGGCGTGAGAAGGACGGCGTCGGGTACTCCATTCGCGGCGCGTTTGCCACCCTCAATGTGCTCGAGGACCGTGTGGAGAGTGCGCCTGGGGACTCCCCACCACTGGCGGCGGCCGTCCGAGTTGTGCCAGAGCACCGATCGTCGACGCGAGCTGGTCGGCCTGGCGACGCTCGAAGTAGGCCATCCAGAGGTTGGTGCTGTTAGGGGCGTACCTGGCTTGCTGTCGCGCTTCCTTCGGCGGCGCTGACCGGATCCGCGCGATCTCGGCGCGGCGGTGGCACGGGGGCGCCGGCGGCGCTGAGCCTCCATGAGCCCGACACGCGCATGTCGGGCGACGCTGGGTAGTCCACCTCGTGGAGGAAGCGCGCCTCCCACGCGTGcaagtggcggcggccgaagccgttagCTGCCGCACCATCGCTGGGAAAACGCTTGGCCATAGAGACGGGAAGAGAGAGAAGGCGTCGGCGGTGAAGGAGAGAGGGGCGTCTGCGGCGAAGGAGAGAGGCTGTGGGGGAGGCGAGTGTGCGGCCAGCGGCGAGGGAGGGCAGCTTTTATAGCGGCGAGTGGGCGGCAGCAGTGTGGACACGTGGCGAGAGGGGGCGGGATGCGCGGCGgcgcgccttcactgcgccgcccgtgaatTAATGGAAGGCTGTCCGGCGGCGGCATTCACATTGATTCCCCGTGAGAAACTAATGCGATGAGGACAAAGGTTCTCGGTGTCGTTGACTCGGCGGGTCCACCAGCTTTCGTGCCAAATTCATTTTCTCCGGCGCCCCCGGGCACCCCCAGTGTGTCGGGTTTGGTCTGGGTCCGTCGGCACCAATTTCTGCGCTAATCAGTGAAATTTGGTCGTGACTGAACCGTTTTTTCGGCCGAccataaaaaaaaagaaaattccttatataacactgttttaaattttgtttcccTATTTAACACTTAATAACTTTTTCTTCCCTATCTAACGCAGTCTTTAAATTTTATATCCTTTATGACACTTTCGTCCATTTTAAGCTTTAATGATATTAAATGACATCTGAAAAGACATATTTGCCCCTCATATGATAGGTGACCAAAATTTTACGTGGTAATTTAGCTTCAGGTCAGCAGGGTAGCCGGTGTACATCAATAGTACATGGTACACTACATACTGGATCGATAGTATACAACAAAGTCAGTATGTTAAAATCGTAGTCGGTGCTTGTAATTTTTTGTGAAAAGCCAGTGCTTGTACACGCCTTACACAACTATTGCTAGGTGTAGCCTAGTATATATGTGCATATGCCCAGTCCTTTTGTAACAGCTGTGAGTTGAGATTGAAAAAGGAATATAAAAAGGACCGACATGGTCCCGTGGCCATCAATCGCATCGTGTGTGTTCGTGTTGTAGCCGAGATAGTATCCCTAACTTGCTTTTTTACGGGTATTGCTAGCTTGATTAGCTAGCCAGCGAACGCAGAAATGATCAAGCGAGAGATCGGCTGCTAACTAACTTCATCTATTACGTATTAGCAGTACATGTCCAACTAGAATCGATCCACTTGCCTGCCTACTTGTTTCTTGGTGTGTACGTGTCGTCTACGTCTCGACGGAACCCTCGGAAAGTATTCGAGCTAGCTTCGTGTGCCTGTATGCTGGAAAACACTCGGCTATAACGCCATCAGTGTCGAGGTCGAGATTGGGACCAAGGCCAACGCAAAACGAGTCAGCcgcatacacacatacatataaaattttggtcaaatatcgCATGAAGGGCAAATAGGTCTTTTCATGTGTCATTTAACATCGTTATGGCTTAAAATGGACAAAAATGTTATAAATggcataaaatttagactcggTGTTAAATAAGGAAGAAAAAGTTTTTCGATGTTAAATAGGGCAATAAATTTTAAGACAGTGTTAAATAAAGAAAACTCTAAAAAAAAGAGCCGGGGGTTGTTGGGAGTGCCAAGTGGAGATGCTAGGGGAGCATCAAACGGCTGTCGACCCGGCTGATCCACGCGCGGGATTAGCAGCCGCCGTAAACAATTGTTGATCTCAGCCGGAGTTAATAATAGTAGTTTATATAATTAATATAGCAGGAGTAGTTAGCTGCAACAAACTGATCTCAGATCGATCTTGACTGACTCGGCGCGCTCAATAAAACAAACGGAGCAAGCAAATTGCTCCATCTTACATGTCTAGCTTCCTTGATTAGAAGCAGAGCTGCCATGTACTACATGATGCAAATGGAGGTCGTCTACCTCGGCCTAGCTCTCGTGTCCTTATGTATTGTGCTTCTTTCAGGGCGCAGGCGGAGGCTCTCGGCAGGGAACGAGCCACCGGGGCCATGGCAGCTGCCGGTGCTCGGCAGCCTGCACCACCTCGCCGGGCAGCTGCCCCACCGCGCGATGCGAAACCTGGCACGGCGCCACGGGCCGGTTATGCTGCTCTGGCTCGGCGAGGTGCCCACGCTAGTGGTGTCGTCCCGGGAGGGCGCCCGCGAGGTGATGAAGACCCACGATGTGGCGTTCGCGACGCGGCCCCTGAACGCCACCATGCGCGTGCTCACCAACGGCGGGCGGGGCATTGCGTTCGCGCCCTATGGCGACTACTGGCGTGAGATCAAGAAGATCGTCGTCTCGAAGCTCCTCTCGGCGCGGCGCGTCCTGTCTTTCCGCGCCAtcagggaggaggaggtcgccgccaTGCTCCGCGACGTCGCCCAGGCCGCGGCGGCCAGACGCCCCGTGGAGCTAAGCAGGCGCATCTCCGCGCTAGTCACCGACATCACGGTCCGCTCTGTCATGGGCGACCGGTTCAAGGAACGCGACGAGTTCCTCCGCTCGCTCGACCGCGGTGCCAAGTTCGCGTCGGGGTTCAACCCCCCGGACCTGTGGCCGTCGTCCCGGCTGGTGGGTTGGCTCAGTGGGACCCTGCGCCGCGCCAAGGATTTCTGCCATGTCGGGAACGGCATCCTCGACAACATCATCCGGGAGAAAATggaaggtggaggaggaggcgagaACGAGGACTTGCTCCACGTGCTGCTAAGCATACAAAAGGAGAATGAGGGCAGTCTCCAGTTCCCACTGGACATGGACGCCGTCAAATCCGTCATCTTCGTAAGTACCACTCCACACTTATTAACTGGGTTTTGCTAGTAGAAGTATGTCTCAATTGATTTAGATTTTCTTAATTATGTCTCAATATATACGAGTattacctctctctcagtttacaggacgTGCGCGtgcccctaggtcgtcaatttgaccaacctaatacaagtcatatattacaaaaaatatatcaatataaacttcagatgttttattttcaaactgtataatttttgtgttatataatttATATTAAGGTGATATAATTGGCAACCTacgtatacgcgtaggacttgtaaactgaaacggaggtagtattaCTTTAAAAGGACAGAAAAGCATCAGAAAAAGATTTTCATTTCCTTGCATCTAGTTACCGATCGACAATAAAGCACCACCGCATAATTAAGTTGAGAAGAATGTACTCTCTCcgatcctaaatataagtctttcta is from Triticum aestivum cultivar Chinese Spring chromosome 3A, IWGSC CS RefSeq v2.1, whole genome shotgun sequence and encodes:
- the LOC123058162 gene encoding dolabradiene monooxygenase, producing the protein MYYMMQMEVVYLGLALVSLCIVLLSGRRRRLSAGNEPPGPWQLPVLGSLHHLAGQLPHRAMRNLARRHGPVMLLWLGEVPTLVVSSREGAREVMKTHDVAFATRPLNATMRVLTNGGRGIAFAPYGDYWREIKKIVVSKLLSARRVLSFRAIREEEVAAMLRDVAQAAAARRPVELSRRISALVTDITVRSVMGDRFKERDEFLRSLDRGAKFASGFNPPDLWPSSRLVGWLSGTLRRAKDFCHVGNGILDNIIREKMEGGGGGENEDLLHVLLSIQKENEGSLQFPLDMDAVKSVIFDVFAGGSETASTTLGWAIAELIRNPMVMQKVTAEVRRTFEAHGTVAEHALGELPYMHLVIRETLRLHTPLPLLIPRECRESCQVLGYDVPRGTQVLINAWALGRDERYWPDEPEMFRPERFLGKAGTDDFMGTDFSFLPFGAGRRMCPGIAFGLGNIELALASLLFHFDWEGPPQDELDMAEVLGITVRRKADLLLRPILWVPVLGVLSEGNKDH